The Muricauda sp. SCSIO 65647 genome includes a region encoding these proteins:
- a CDS encoding universal stress protein: MKLLDKILLAHDFSKSSHNVVSSAIELAKIFQSSITPIHVLPDDIMNEKVRSFLNETALAKLEETANLIKSEGLTVMKPLLMVGSPYEAITRAAIDTNANLILLGSGETQKGDTFRLGTTAERIIQKSEKPVFVIKEGVLLNVHHILCPVDFSEASKRALKNAITMARRFKSELTILSVCEVSKSSWFPSEDDMETENDSKCKHHKENFEAFLKEFNLSDITWTKETPRGNPSEKILSTVSRKMIDLLIMGTAGRTGLNRMLMGSVTEKVIREVPCSFLTLKSEDVITLQLETHIRDIEQLHKTAMKLIEDGFYEEAIGHLKACLTINDMHVPAYKGLAKAYTKLNQPEKAKMYKMNATDIMDKIWYQKIEEEVRKLRGS; encoded by the coding sequence ATGAAGTTGTTAGATAAGATTTTATTAGCACATGATTTTAGCAAATCATCCCATAATGTAGTATCGAGTGCCATAGAGTTGGCGAAGATATTTCAATCGTCCATCACTCCCATCCACGTGCTTCCAGATGATATCATGAACGAAAAAGTAAGGTCGTTTCTCAATGAAACGGCATTGGCCAAATTGGAAGAAACGGCAAACCTCATCAAGAGTGAAGGTTTGACGGTGATGAAGCCTTTGTTGATGGTGGGCAGCCCATATGAAGCCATTACCCGGGCAGCTATAGATACAAATGCCAATCTTATTCTACTTGGATCGGGTGAGACCCAAAAAGGAGATACTTTTCGGCTGGGCACCACTGCCGAACGCATCATTCAAAAAAGCGAAAAGCCCGTTTTTGTCATTAAAGAGGGGGTGCTGCTAAATGTGCACCACATACTATGTCCGGTCGATTTTTCCGAGGCCTCCAAACGGGCCCTCAAGAATGCGATTACGATGGCCCGAAGGTTCAAATCAGAACTGACCATTCTCAGCGTATGTGAAGTCTCAAAATCGTCTTGGTTTCCGTCAGAAGATGATATGGAAACCGAAAATGATAGCAAATGCAAACATCACAAAGAAAACTTTGAAGCTTTTTTAAAAGAGTTCAACTTATCGGATATCACCTGGACCAAGGAAACCCCCAGGGGCAATCCGTCTGAAAAAATACTCAGCACCGTTTCTAGAAAGATGATCGACCTGCTCATTATGGGCACTGCTGGAAGAACGGGATTGAACCGAATGCTCATGGGAAGCGTTACCGAAAAGGTGATACGGGAAGTTCCGTGTTCGTTCCTCACCTTAAAATCTGAGGATGTAATCACCCTACAATTAGAGACACATATCAGAGACATTGAACAACTTCATAAGACTGCGATGAAACTGATAGAAGATGGCTTTTACGAAGAAGCCATAGGCCATTTAAAAGCCTGTCTTACCATCAATGATATGCATGTGCCCGCCTATAAAGGACTGGCCAAGGCGTACACAAAATTGAACCAGCCAGAAAAGGCTAAAATGTACAAGATGAATGCCACGGATATCATGGATAAAATCTGGTATCAAAAAATAGAAGAAGAGGTGCGCAAACTTCGCGGTAGCTGA
- a CDS encoding universal stress protein gives MKKILVPVDFSDASSNALSYAIQLFETPALEITVLHIYGARSTALLMKNIDGVLEKDAKRRMDELLGSVQKEYPDITFRPKIIKSYAVSAISALGDTGNYDFIVMGTKGASGLKEVFMGSVAGGVVSKTSAPVIVVPDGHAFRPLERIVLAVSDNPFSDAKVVDPLRQIATKHESKIKVLHIADKKTPQIEKALSAIEDLNPSVDYAFGTGDTNKDLNDYLMKDFSGLVCLIRSKKGFLDRLLNESVTLKQTFNSPVPLLILHD, from the coding sequence ATGAAAAAGATTCTTGTTCCCGTAGATTTTTCCGATGCTTCGTCAAATGCCTTATCGTATGCTATTCAGCTTTTCGAGACACCTGCTTTAGAAATTACCGTACTGCATATTTACGGAGCAAGATCCACGGCGCTTCTCATGAAAAATATTGATGGGGTATTGGAGAAAGATGCCAAGCGTAGAATGGATGAACTTCTCGGCAGCGTTCAAAAAGAATATCCTGATATAACCTTCAGGCCAAAAATCATTAAAAGCTATGCCGTTTCTGCTATTTCGGCACTGGGCGATACCGGTAATTACGACTTTATTGTGATGGGTACCAAAGGAGCTAGTGGACTCAAAGAGGTATTTATGGGCAGCGTTGCCGGAGGAGTGGTATCCAAGACATCTGCTCCCGTAATAGTGGTTCCGGATGGTCATGCGTTTCGTCCGCTAGAGCGAATCGTATTGGCTGTAAGCGATAATCCATTCTCAGATGCCAAGGTAGTCGACCCTTTGCGCCAGATTGCCACCAAGCATGAGAGCAAGATCAAGGTGCTGCATATTGCCGATAAGAAAACACCTCAAATTGAGAAGGCCCTAAGTGCTATCGAAGATTTGAACCCTTCCGTTGACTACGCTTTTGGCACGGGCGATACCAACAAAGACCTGAACGATTACCTGATGAAAGATTTTTCTGGATTGGTTTGCCTTATTCGCAGTAAAAAAGGATTTTTGGATAGGCTATTGAATGAAAGTGTAACTTTAAAACAAACTTTTAACAGCCCCGTGCCTTTGCTAATACTCCATGACTAG
- a CDS encoding succinate dehydrogenase cytochrome b subunit produces the protein MFFRKSIIALTGLFLCLFLIVHLSANSILLLPEETARGLYNSYSTTLRESPIIKIVAYVLYLSIVLHVVYALLITLNNRKAKSKRYTLNQYKDNSSWTSQNMGLLGIMVLLFIVVHLANFWARIKLGMGEGVGFDSNGHVDVYEVTYSLFQNIYYVLFYTLLMIPLGLHLYHGLKSAFMTLGFYHKKGLRIIAKLSLLYAVVMAVGFGVIPFIVFFK, from the coding sequence ATGTTTTTTAGAAAGTCCATCATTGCGCTTACCGGTCTGTTTTTATGCCTTTTTCTGATTGTGCACCTTTCTGCGAACAGTATCTTGTTGTTACCGGAAGAAACGGCCAGGGGGTTGTACAATTCATATTCCACCACGCTTCGGGAAAGCCCAATAATCAAGATAGTGGCCTATGTACTGTACCTCTCCATTGTTCTACACGTGGTATATGCGCTCTTGATCACCTTGAACAACCGAAAGGCCAAGTCTAAACGCTACACCCTAAACCAGTATAAGGACAACAGTAGTTGGACCTCCCAAAACATGGGACTTTTGGGCATAATGGTATTGTTGTTCATCGTAGTGCACCTCGCCAATTTCTGGGCCCGCATCAAATTGGGCATGGGAGAGGGAGTGGGTTTTGACAGCAATGGCCATGTAGATGTCTATGAGGTCACCTATAGCCTTTTTCAGAATATTTATTACGTGCTCTTTTATACCCTATTGATGATCCCTTTGGGATTACATCTTTACCACGGTTTGAAAAGTGCCTTCATGACCTTGGGCTTTTACCATAAAAAAGGGCTTCGAATCATCGCTAAGCTCTCGCTGCTATACGCTGTTGTTATGGCTGTAGGTTTTGGTGTTATTCCATTTATAGTATTTTTTAAATAA
- a CDS encoding fumarate reductase/succinate dehydrogenase flavoprotein subunit has protein sequence MLDAKIPEGPLENKWRNYQMRAQLINPANKKKLNVIVVGSGLAGAGAAATLAELGYDVKCFCYQDSARRAHSVAAQGGINAAKNYQHDGDSVWRMFYDTLKGGDFRSREANVYRLAELSAPLIDHYVQQGVPFAREYGGVLVNRSFGGVQVQRTFYARGQTGQQLLLAAYSQLYKMKRAKKVEMFPRHEMLDVVVIDGKAKGIIARDLVTGQLKRFAADAVVLATGGYSRVFRLSTLAIGCNGSAIWKAHRRGAYFAAPSFTQIHPTALPQTSEAQSKLTLMSESLRNDGRIWVPKKKADDRKANAIPEEERDYYLERRYPSFGNLAPRDIASRAAKERIDAGFGVGRLKNAVHLDFKHAIERFGMETIKDRYGNLFKMYKKITGVDAYQEPMQISPAAHFSMGGLWVDYELMTTIPGLYAVGECNFSDHGANRLGANSLLQASIDGYFVLPNTINNYLASALKEDHTTTEHPEFAKVEEEVAAQINKILSIKGDKTVDHFHRELGKVMWQECAMSRNMDGLEKAIAQIQETKNAFWNEVNVTGTDQEMNTELEKALRLADFFELALLMCTDALQREESCGAHFREEYQTSEGEALRNDDAFSYVSAWEYDHGRFKLHKEALTFENVQPTVRSYK, from the coding sequence ATGTTGGACGCAAAAATTCCTGAAGGACCCTTGGAAAACAAATGGCGCAACTACCAGATGAGGGCCCAGTTGATCAATCCGGCCAACAAGAAAAAATTGAACGTCATTGTGGTAGGTTCTGGATTGGCAGGTGCAGGAGCTGCCGCCACGCTTGCTGAACTGGGGTATGACGTGAAATGTTTTTGCTATCAAGATTCTGCCCGAAGGGCACATTCTGTGGCGGCCCAAGGCGGGATCAACGCAGCAAAGAATTATCAGCATGATGGCGATAGTGTGTGGAGGATGTTTTATGATACCTTAAAAGGAGGTGATTTTCGTTCACGTGAGGCCAATGTCTATCGTTTGGCCGAGCTCTCTGCCCCGCTGATTGACCATTACGTGCAGCAGGGCGTACCCTTTGCCCGTGAATATGGGGGGGTGCTCGTAAATCGAAGTTTTGGGGGCGTACAGGTACAGCGTACATTTTATGCCCGTGGGCAAACGGGACAACAACTTTTGTTGGCCGCCTACTCGCAGTTGTACAAAATGAAACGGGCCAAAAAAGTAGAAATGTTCCCGCGACACGAAATGTTGGATGTAGTGGTGATTGACGGAAAGGCCAAGGGAATCATTGCGCGTGATTTGGTGACGGGGCAGCTAAAGCGTTTTGCAGCCGATGCCGTGGTATTGGCAACGGGAGGCTATTCTCGGGTGTTCAGACTTTCGACCTTGGCCATTGGCTGCAACGGAAGCGCCATTTGGAAAGCCCATAGGCGAGGGGCTTATTTTGCCGCACCCAGTTTTACACAGATACACCCCACTGCATTGCCCCAGACCAGTGAGGCGCAGTCTAAACTGACCTTGATGTCAGAATCGTTGCGCAACGACGGGCGTATTTGGGTCCCCAAAAAGAAGGCGGATGACCGAAAGGCCAATGCGATCCCTGAAGAAGAGCGCGACTATTACCTTGAGCGGCGTTATCCCAGTTTTGGAAACCTTGCCCCACGAGATATTGCCTCGAGGGCTGCCAAAGAGCGTATCGATGCAGGCTTTGGTGTGGGACGGCTCAAAAATGCAGTGCACCTAGATTTTAAACATGCCATTGAACGCTTCGGCATGGAGACCATTAAAGACCGCTATGGCAACCTTTTCAAGATGTACAAAAAGATTACAGGGGTAGATGCCTATCAAGAACCCATGCAGATTTCTCCTGCGGCACATTTCTCCATGGGCGGACTATGGGTAGATTATGAACTGATGACCACCATTCCCGGTTTATATGCCGTTGGGGAATGTAACTTTTCGGATCACGGGGCCAACCGCTTAGGGGCGAATTCGTTGTTACAAGCAAGCATTGATGGATATTTTGTGCTGCCGAATACTATCAACAATTACTTGGCAAGTGCCTTGAAAGAAGACCATACCACTACCGAACATCCTGAATTTGCGAAAGTGGAAGAGGAAGTCGCAGCGCAAATCAACAAGATACTTTCGATCAAGGGAGACAAGACCGTAGACCATTTTCATCGTGAACTGGGCAAAGTGATGTGGCAAGAATGTGCCATGAGCAGAAATATGGATGGGCTTGAGAAAGCCATTGCCCAGATCCAGGAAACCAAGAACGCCTTTTGGAACGAAGTGAATGTTACCGGTACAGATCAAGAGATGAACACAGAACTGGAAAAAGCTTTGCGTTTGGCCGATTTTTTTGAGCTTGCCCTATTGATGTGTACCGATGCCCTGCAACGCGAAGAATCTTGTGGCGCCCATTTTAGGGAAGAATACCAAACCAGTGAGGGAGAGGCCCTTCGTAATGATGATGCCTTTTCTTATGTATCGGCCTGGGAATATGACCACGGGCGTTTTAAGCTTCATAAAGAAGCGTTGACGTTTGAAAATGTGCAGCCCACCGTTCGAAGCTATAAATAG
- a CDS encoding succinate dehydrogenase/fumarate reductase iron-sulfur subunit, giving the protein MKVTFKIWRQDNAASKGDFVSYEVDGLTEDMSFLEALDYLNELLVARNEKVIAYEYDCREGICGQCGVFINGRAHGPHDHMTTCQLHMRSFTDGQTIVVEPWRATAFPVIKDLVVDRSALDNIIEQGAYISAKTGTAPEANAILVGKEVADKAMDAAACIGCGACVATCKNSSAALFTAAKVNHLNSLPQGKQEASKRVLEMTRQMELEGFGSCTFTGACEVECPEGISILNIAEMNARRAKAKWFD; this is encoded by the coding sequence ATGAAGGTCACTTTCAAAATATGGAGACAAGACAATGCAGCAAGTAAAGGTGATTTTGTGTCATACGAAGTAGATGGGCTTACAGAAGATATGTCTTTCTTGGAGGCGTTGGATTATCTCAACGAGCTTTTGGTGGCCCGTAATGAAAAGGTCATCGCCTATGAGTACGATTGCAGGGAAGGTATCTGCGGACAATGTGGAGTGTTCATCAATGGAAGGGCACACGGGCCACATGATCATATGACCACATGCCAATTGCACATGCGCAGTTTTACCGATGGGCAGACCATTGTGGTCGAACCATGGCGAGCCACCGCTTTTCCTGTCATAAAAGATTTAGTGGTAGACCGCTCTGCCCTCGATAATATCATTGAACAAGGGGCCTATATTTCGGCAAAGACCGGAACCGCCCCTGAGGCCAACGCCATACTGGTCGGAAAGGAAGTGGCCGACAAGGCCATGGACGCTGCTGCCTGTATTGGCTGTGGGGCCTGTGTGGCGACCTGCAAGAATTCATCGGCGGCACTTTTCACCGCTGCCAAGGTCAATCATTTGAACAGCTTGCCACAGGGCAAACAAGAAGCCTCAAAACGGGTTTTGGAAATGACCCGGCAAATGGAGCTCGAAGGGTTTGGCAGTTGCACGTTCACAGGTGCCTGTGAGGTAGAATGCCCCGAAGGAATCTCCATTCTCAACATCGCCGAAATGAATGCCCGAAGGGCCAAGGCCAAATGGTTCGATTGA
- a CDS encoding helix-turn-helix domain-containing protein, which produces MGAFKKIKKARQELGFTQTDMAKALGLSQNNVSKLELGQKKFIPNKYILFLMEKGYDINSIFNDKLPLQKLPKGNASSNNDLSFKDKVIRFLGLPDETALDEFLNHIDAADGVSQHPLEKLFLMAWEKKYLSKFNSLVRQMEIYEEEVFELAPERIEAVRKKIEENDNGKGVV; this is translated from the coding sequence ATGGGTGCATTTAAAAAAATAAAGAAAGCCAGACAAGAACTGGGGTTTACACAAACTGATATGGCAAAAGCCCTAGGACTTTCCCAGAACAATGTATCAAAATTGGAGTTAGGACAAAAAAAATTTATTCCAAATAAGTATATTTTGTTTTTAATGGAAAAGGGATATGACATCAATTCAATTTTCAATGACAAGCTACCGTTACAAAAGCTTCCCAAGGGCAATGCTTCATCGAATAATGATTTGTCGTTTAAAGACAAGGTCATACGGTTTTTGGGACTCCCGGATGAAACCGCCCTGGACGAATTTTTGAACCATATTGATGCAGCCGATGGTGTATCACAACATCCATTGGAAAAATTGTTCCTCATGGCATGGGAAAAAAAATACTTGAGCAAATTCAACAGTTTGGTGCGGCAAATGGAAATCTATGAAGAAGAGGTTTTCGAACTCGCCCCCGAACGCATAGAGGCGGTACGCAAGAAAATAGAAGAAAACGACAACGGGAAAGGGGTCGTTTAA
- a CDS encoding DinB family protein encodes MRTIQKPLLGEYPEYSKIYMDLLEDDGKVLEHLWANFLKIREYVHALPEEKLYYRYADNKWTIKEILVHLIDDERIFSYRALRYARNDDTPLHGFDQDVYAKSSNANARSLESIFDEYETVRKATISLFKNLPEESFTRKGCGIEHDGSIVNERSVRGLAYHIAGHELRHFNIIKERYMDR; translated from the coding sequence ATGAGAACGATACAAAAACCACTTCTAGGGGAATATCCCGAGTACTCTAAAATCTATATGGATTTACTGGAAGATGATGGAAAAGTGCTGGAGCATTTATGGGCCAATTTTCTAAAAATAAGGGAGTATGTCCATGCGCTTCCCGAAGAAAAGCTGTATTACCGATATGCCGATAACAAATGGACGATCAAGGAAATTCTGGTACACCTTATCGACGATGAGCGCATCTTTTCTTACAGGGCCCTGCGCTATGCCAGAAATGATGATACCCCGCTCCATGGGTTTGACCAAGATGTTTATGCCAAAAGCTCGAATGCGAACGCAAGGTCGTTGGAGAGCATTTTTGATGAATACGAAACCGTGCGAAAGGCGACCATTTCTTTGTTCAAAAACCTACCTGAGGAAAGCTTTACAAGAAAGGGCTGTGGTATTGAGCATGATGGCAGCATAGTCAACGAGCGCTCGGTTAGGGGCCTCGCCTACCATATCGCAGGTCATGAACTGCGGCATTTCAATATCATCAAAGAAAGATATATGGATCGGTAG
- a CDS encoding winged helix-turn-helix transcriptional regulator: MALPLPGNPVRGSKSGQPVMALLDLLGRSWAMGIIWHLNHGPSTFRKLQEYCESISPTTLNTRLKELKESFLIERTLEGYALTPLGKELYELIEPLGMWARNSWAKNFDKE; this comes from the coding sequence ATGGCATTACCTTTACCTGGCAACCCTGTAAGAGGATCAAAATCTGGTCAGCCCGTTATGGCTCTCTTAGACCTATTGGGGCGTAGTTGGGCCATGGGTATTATCTGGCATTTGAACCACGGACCCAGCACGTTCAGAAAGTTACAGGAATATTGTGAATCTATATCGCCCACCACTTTGAACACTAGGTTAAAAGAGTTAAAAGAGTCTTTTTTGATTGAAAGGACCCTGGAGGGATATGCGCTAACACCCTTGGGCAAAGAACTGTACGAACTGATAGAACCCTTGGGCATGTGGGCCAGAAATTCATGGGCCAAAAACTTTGACAAAGAGTAA
- a CDS encoding phosphatidylserine decarboxylase, with the protein MRVKDFIISLAVALFTAGMLHSQTVSPPVKKLRELYATNKDFQKVVDDMFENLQDLPDGTLNPWRNKNVEDLYGFLNEWHFFLPNTENGLDKIIEFSMLYYHNPHGMKFILEEPGYSWGLHFIEERGKFMDSPESAKGIAVWLNDSSIKHSDFVMPFEGYKSFNDFFTRELKPGARTIDAIEDNAVLVSPADGVINMINNDLKLDTQIPTKGKMTLSLNALLSNSKYAEQFVGGTALAVFLRPHNYHHYHSPVSGTVVESDEKAGDRLFGMPDILDIINNGNIAYNKDYSVFQNFRHGYLVIDTKDFGYVGMIPIGLQTIGSVVFEERFKKVRDVKPEKIYKGDKIGYFAYGGSTVLLIFQKGVLSAVDVRQGQQIGMLKPASGTK; encoded by the coding sequence ATGAGAGTTAAGGATTTTATTATTTCGTTGGCGGTCGCATTATTCACGGCCGGTATGCTGCACTCACAAACAGTGAGCCCGCCAGTAAAGAAACTCAGAGAATTGTATGCCACGAACAAAGATTTTCAGAAAGTAGTGGATGATATGTTTGAAAACCTTCAAGATTTGCCCGATGGTACACTCAACCCTTGGAGAAACAAGAACGTAGAAGACCTCTACGGTTTTTTGAACGAATGGCACTTTTTTTTGCCAAACACCGAAAACGGATTGGATAAGATAATCGAGTTCTCAATGCTCTATTACCACAATCCCCATGGTATGAAATTTATTTTAGAGGAACCCGGATACAGCTGGGGACTCCATTTTATCGAAGAGAGGGGAAAATTTATGGACAGCCCAGAATCGGCCAAGGGCATTGCAGTTTGGTTGAACGATTCATCCATAAAACATAGCGATTTTGTAATGCCATTTGAAGGTTACAAATCGTTTAATGACTTTTTTACCAGAGAATTGAAACCTGGGGCGCGAACAATAGATGCCATTGAAGATAATGCCGTGCTGGTTTCCCCTGCCGATGGGGTTATCAACATGATCAACAATGATTTGAAACTTGACACCCAGATTCCTACAAAGGGCAAAATGACGCTAAGTCTCAACGCTTTATTGAGCAATTCAAAGTATGCCGAGCAATTTGTGGGCGGAACGGCCTTGGCCGTATTTTTGAGACCCCATAACTATCACCATTACCATTCACCTGTTTCAGGAACGGTGGTTGAGTCTGACGAAAAGGCAGGGGACAGGCTTTTCGGTATGCCAGACATATTGGATATCATAAACAACGGCAACATTGCTTATAATAAGGATTATAGCGTATTTCAAAATTTCAGGCATGGTTATTTGGTCATCGACACAAAAGACTTTGGTTATGTGGGCATGATACCCATCGGCTTGCAGACAATAGGCTCTGTTGTTTTTGAGGAGCGCTTTAAAAAAGTAAGGGACGTTAAGCCCGAAAAGATTTACAAAGGCGATAAGATCGGTTATTTTGCCTATGGGGGCTCTACTGTACTGCTCATTTTTCAAAAAGGGGTTCTTAGCGCCGTTGATGTGAGGCAGGGGCAGCAAATTGGAATGCTGAAACCAGCTTCTGGCACGAAATAA
- a CDS encoding TolC family protein: protein MLRYSFTIVSLLVVTTAAAQKMLTVDEAMAIAVANNHDLRIAKNNTEIADIEASTFNSGYLPSLSASGGVSYSDENQSVTFSDGNSTSIDGAVTESYNASITTEYLIFDGLVRKFTQDRNEEALTLAQLQERQKIENTIISIYENYFNVAFQKQVVENLKLNIENSKDRLVRAQKQLKYGQGTTLDELNAKVDLNNDSISYTEAVRDLKNLKRSLNLLLGRGITTSFEIDTTVVFVPVLEEQRILESAEEKNIQAVLAKQNVLLSELDIKISKAQFLPKINGSGSYRWNESQNPPTSFALANESYGINLGLNLSWNIFDGSSVTRVKTSKITKQNREIELIKVKDQLLTDVLNAYETYNIAQYALQAENKNLETNRLNFSRTQRQYGLGQITSIEFRQAQINLFNARNNHARAKYDLKLAEVTLLQLGGVLIN from the coding sequence ATGTTGAGATATAGTTTCACGATAGTAAGTTTGTTGGTGGTGACCACGGCAGCGGCACAGAAAATGTTGACCGTTGATGAAGCCATGGCCATAGCCGTGGCAAACAACCACGACCTGCGCATCGCCAAGAACAATACAGAGATTGCCGATATCGAGGCCAGTACGTTTAACAGTGGTTACCTTCCCAGCTTAAGTGCAAGTGGTGGTGTGAGCTATTCAGATGAAAACCAGAGCGTAACCTTTTCAGATGGTAATTCTACATCGATAGATGGTGCGGTAACCGAATCGTACAACGCCTCGATTACCACTGAATACCTGATTTTTGATGGGTTGGTACGCAAGTTCACCCAAGATAGAAATGAGGAAGCGCTTACGCTGGCACAACTGCAAGAACGGCAAAAGATTGAGAACACCATTATCTCGATTTATGAAAACTATTTCAATGTGGCCTTTCAAAAACAAGTGGTGGAGAACCTGAAGTTGAACATTGAAAACTCAAAAGACCGCTTGGTGCGGGCACAAAAACAGTTGAAGTATGGCCAAGGCACCACTTTAGACGAACTCAATGCCAAAGTGGATCTCAACAACGACAGTATTTCTTATACCGAAGCGGTTCGCGACCTAAAGAATTTAAAACGTTCGCTAAACCTATTGCTTGGTAGGGGCATTACCACAAGCTTTGAAATCGACACGACCGTGGTCTTTGTGCCCGTCTTGGAGGAGCAAAGAATTTTAGAATCTGCAGAAGAAAAGAATATTCAGGCCGTTTTGGCAAAACAGAACGTGTTGCTCAGTGAATTGGACATCAAAATTAGCAAAGCACAATTTTTGCCCAAAATAAACGGCAGCGGTTCGTATCGTTGGAACGAAAGCCAAAACCCACCCACATCTTTTGCTTTGGCCAATGAGTCATACGGGATCAACCTGGGCCTAAACCTCTCGTGGAACATTTTTGACGGTAGTTCGGTCACCCGGGTAAAGACCTCGAAAATCACCAAACAAAATCGCGAGATAGAATTGATCAAGGTGAAAGACCAGCTCTTGACCGATGTGCTGAACGCCTATGAAACCTACAACATTGCGCAATATGCACTACAAGCAGAAAATAAGAACCTTGAAACCAATAGGCTGAATTTTTCAAGAACCCAAAGGCAATATGGCCTTGGGCAAATCACTTCGATAGAGTTCAGGCAGGCACAGATAAACCTCTTCAATGCCAGAAACAACCATGCAAGGGCAAAATACGACTTGAAGCTAGCCGAAGTGACCCTATTGCAACTTGGGGGCGTATTGATCAATTAA